A window of bacterium contains these coding sequences:
- a CDS encoding kinase — MIISRTPFRISFFGGGTDYPVYYREHGGAVLATTIDKYCYITCRYLPPFFDHTHRIVYSQIENVKTASEIQHPAAKAVLQFMDVNAGVEIHHDGDLPAKTGLGSSSSFTVGLLHSIYALKGIMATKMQLAQEAIHVEQNIIKENVGSQDQVSAAFGGFNRIDFHRDNTIKVNPVIINKEKLNQLHARMIFYFSGFSRIASEVAEKQIENIPKKKKELSTMHQMVDEALAILTNEHGDILDFGKLLHESWVLKRGLTEKISTSEIDNIYEVARRAGAVGGKLLGAGGGGFMVIFAEPEIQPRIRARLMGLLEVPFKFENQGSQIIFYQPNGFY, encoded by the coding sequence ATGATTATTAGTAGAACCCCCTTTCGGATTTCCTTCTTTGGTGGGGGGACAGACTATCCCGTGTATTACCGGGAACATGGGGGAGCGGTGTTGGCTACTACTATCGATAAATACTGCTACATTACCTGTCGATATCTCCCGCCCTTCTTTGACCATACCCATCGGATTGTTTACTCTCAGATAGAGAATGTAAAGACCGCCTCGGAGATTCAGCACCCCGCCGCTAAGGCGGTGTTGCAGTTTATGGATGTAAATGCCGGGGTGGAAATACACCATGATGGAGATTTACCCGCCAAGACAGGGCTGGGGTCAAGCTCATCATTTACCGTAGGGCTTTTGCATTCCATTTATGCCTTGAAGGGTATCATGGCTACCAAAATGCAATTGGCCCAGGAGGCCATCCATGTGGAGCAGAATATCATTAAAGAGAATGTCGGCTCTCAAGACCAGGTCTCAGCAGCCTTTGGTGGTTTTAACCGGATAGACTTCCATCGGGATAACACCATCAAGGTCAATCCTGTAATTATAAACAAAGAGAAGCTGAATCAACTCCATGCCCGGATGATCTTCTACTTTAGTGGATTCTCAAGAATTGCCTCTGAAGTGGCCGAAAAGCAGATTGAAAATATCCCTAAAAAGAAGAAAGAACTATCCACCATGCACCAAATGGTAGATGAAGCCCTGGCCATTCTTACCAATGAGCATGGAGATATCTTAGATTTTGGGAAGCTATTGCATGAATCTTGGGTCCTCAAGCGTGGTTTAACCGAGAAGATATCGACTTCTGAAATCGATAATATTTATGAGGTCGCCAGGAGGGCCGGTGCGGTAGGCGGAAAGCTGTTAGGTGCAGGAGGCGGCGGGTTTATGGTGATATTTGCTGAGCCGGAGATTCAGCCAAGGATAAGGGCCAGACTGATGGGTCTCCTGGAGGTTCCTTTTAAGTTTGAAAATCAAGGCAGCCAGATTATCTTCTACCA
- a CDS encoding radical SAM protein, with amino-acid sequence MKERLDLLIVNPGNQKEVYGDLSLSLSGIEPPIWCAMLAAFIRDHGCSVKIIDADAENWAPEYVAEKIAEYSPLLVGIIVLGTNPSASSTPKMPAVRETIQALREKMPDLMILLGGLHPSALPERSLRKEGVDFVCEGEGFYTILKLLDTLKSEKRTDDYQIEGLWYIKDGKVISNLPAPLIKDLDELPFPAWDLLSMNKYRAHNWHCFEDLSSRDSYGVIYTSLGCPFRCSYCPIHAFYGKPGIQYRSPHKVVEEIDLLVKNYNIKNIKIMDELFVLREDRLVEFCDLIIQRGYRLNMWCYARVDTVNKNVLKKMKQAGINWVAYGFESASERVRQGVSKKIHQEKISEAIDMTYQAGINIMGNFIFGLPDDDYETMQETLNMAKDYNFEYVNFYTAMAYPGSQLYNYALEQRWPLPETWLGYAQLGYETLPLPTKYLSGPDVLRFRDRAFHEYFSNPKYLEKVRRKFGEEVERSIFDMLKKKLKRRYA; translated from the coding sequence ATGAAAGAGCGGTTGGACTTATTAATTGTTAATCCAGGCAATCAGAAAGAGGTGTATGGTGATTTGAGCCTGTCACTTTCGGGGATTGAACCGCCGATCTGGTGTGCTATGCTGGCCGCCTTTATTCGAGACCATGGTTGCTCAGTAAAGATCATTGATGCCGATGCCGAGAATTGGGCCCCGGAATATGTCGCCGAAAAAATCGCTGAGTATAGCCCCCTCCTTGTAGGTATCATTGTTCTTGGGACAAACCCCTCAGCCTCTTCTACACCAAAGATGCCGGCAGTAAGAGAGACTATTCAGGCATTGAGAGAGAAAATGCCTGATCTCATGATACTCCTTGGTGGTCTTCATCCATCAGCCCTTCCCGAAAGGAGTCTGAGGAAAGAAGGTGTTGACTTTGTCTGCGAGGGTGAAGGATTTTATACTATCCTCAAGCTCTTAGATACGTTGAAGTCGGAGAAAAGAACTGATGATTACCAGATCGAGGGCCTCTGGTATATCAAAGATGGGAAGGTGATTTCAAACCTCCCTGCTCCATTAATTAAAGACCTTGACGAACTTCCATTTCCAGCCTGGGATCTCCTATCTATGAATAAATACAGGGCTCACAACTGGCACTGCTTTGAGGACCTGAGTAGTAGAGATTCTTATGGAGTTATCTACACTAGTCTGGGCTGTCCTTTTAGATGTAGCTATTGTCCTATCCATGCCTTTTATGGTAAGCCAGGCATCCAGTATCGAAGTCCCCATAAGGTAGTAGAGGAGATAGATCTTTTGGTAAAGAATTATAATATTAAGAATATTAAGATTATGGATGAATTATTTGTTCTTAGGGAAGACCGGCTGGTAGAATTCTGTGACCTCATTATTCAGAGGGGATATAGATTGAATATGTGGTGCTATGCCAGGGTTGATACGGTGAACAAGAATGTGCTTAAAAAGATGAAACAGGCAGGTATCAACTGGGTGGCCTATGGATTTGAATCTGCCAGCGAAAGAGTCCGCCAGGGTGTCTCCAAGAAGATTCACCAGGAGAAGATAAGCGAGGCTATCGACATGACCTACCAGGCCGGTATCAACATAATGGGGAATTTCATCTTCGGCCTTCCTGATGATGATTATGAGACAATGCAGGAGACCCTGAATATGGCCAAGGATTACAATTTTGAATATGTGAATTTTTACACGGCTATGGCCTATCCTGGATCGCAGCTTTATAATTACGCCTTGGAGCAGAGATGGCCGTTACCAGAGACCTGGCTTGGATATGCTCAACTGGGCTATGAGACCTTGCCTCTTCCTACCAAGTATCTTTCCGGACCGGATGTCTTAAGATTTAGAGACAGGGCATTTCATGAGTATTTCTCTAATCCGAAGTACCTCGAAAAAGTAAGAAGGAAGTTTGGGGAAGAGGTAGAAAGGTCTATATTTGACATGCTAAAGAAGAAGTTGAAACGCCGATATGCCTGA
- a CDS encoding NAD(P)-dependent oxidoreductase: protein MKILVTGGAGYIGSILVPELLKNGYEVIAVDNFMYNQVSLLDCCYNENLKIIRGDVRNRDLISNCLKEVEAIFPLACLTGAPLCAKNPIGAQTINLEAVKMILELRSKDQPIIFPTTNSGYGIGEKSKYCTEETPLRPISLYGQLKVEAEKMLLDDGNCITLRLATVFGISPRMRLDLLVNDFVYRAVTDRFLVLFEAHFKRNYLHIRDATRVFIHCLENLDRMKNEPYNVGLSEANLSKWELCEKIQKQVPDFYFIEAEVGEDPDKRDYIISNEKIEARGFKAEISLKEGIEELIKGYQIIRRNQFSNV, encoded by the coding sequence TTGAAAATATTAGTAACTGGTGGGGCTGGTTATATTGGATCTATATTAGTTCCTGAACTCTTAAAGAATGGCTATGAGGTAATTGCCGTAGACAATTTTATGTATAACCAGGTATCTCTATTGGACTGTTGTTACAATGAGAACTTAAAGATTATCCGTGGCGATGTTCGCAACAGAGATCTCATCTCTAATTGTCTGAAGGAGGTCGAGGCCATCTTTCCCTTAGCCTGTCTTACCGGGGCGCCACTCTGTGCCAAAAACCCGATTGGGGCTCAAACTATCAACCTTGAGGCCGTGAAGATGATCCTGGAACTGAGAAGCAAGGATCAACCGATTATCTTTCCCACCACGAATAGTGGGTATGGGATAGGGGAGAAGAGCAAGTATTGCACTGAGGAGACGCCGTTGAGACCTATCTCATTATATGGCCAACTGAAAGTTGAGGCAGAAAAAATGCTCTTAGATGATGGAAACTGCATTACACTCCGTCTGGCAACAGTCTTTGGGATAAGCCCCAGGATGCGCCTTGATCTATTGGTCAATGACTTTGTCTATCGGGCCGTTACAGATCGCTTTCTTGTTCTTTTCGAGGCACACTTTAAGAGAAATTATTTACATATAAGGGATGCAACCCGAGTCTTTATCCACTGCCTTGAGAACCTCGATAGAATGAAGAATGAACCATATAACGTAGGCTTAAGTGAGGCCAACCTGAGTAAATGGGAACTGTGTGAAAAGATACAAAAGCAGGTTCCTGATTTTTATTTTATAGAGGCTGAGGTCGGCGAAGACCCGGATAAAAGAGATTATATCATCAGCAATGAAAAGATAGAGGCGAGGGGGTTTAAAGCAGAAATTTCTTTAAAAGAAGGAATAGAGGAATTAATCAAAGGATATCAGATTATCAGGAGAAATCAGTTCTCTAATGTTTGA
- a CDS encoding ATP-binding protein: protein MKNPFPVGIPAKSDDLIGREKELESISKMLMSGQSVILISPRRYGKTSLSLEILRRLKKEGCYTLYLDIFSILDRYDLARQITEKTLENKKIRNFSRMIREKFATLLKSIEFKQVIEEFEFVLKFKDEGVDEWELLRETLNFPDKIGIKENKKMVVVFDEFGDLAKLNGLELLKLMRSIFQLQEKTSYLFTGSQESVMNELFLSREQPFFRFGIIQNLNLLPLDRIRRYVEKKFSQEGIAINSEHTDFIAQKTKGHPYYTQLLCQRIYFNLLGKNTIEKEDIERAYLDAILEERNFFEQLWTELLGKRHYRDALRTILFSKKPLYSIKELKEINLSRILRGLKGKGIIKKTNQAYEIADPFFKEYLILRFSEKIL, encoded by the coding sequence ATGAAGAATCCATTTCCAGTGGGCATTCCAGCCAAAAGTGACGATCTGATAGGAAGAGAGAAGGAATTAGAAAGTATTTCTAAGATGCTTATGTCCGGCCAGAGTGTCATTTTAATCTCTCCAAGAAGATATGGAAAGACATCTCTGAGTTTGGAGATATTAAGAAGGTTAAAGAAGGAAGGATGTTACACTCTTTATTTAGATATCTTTTCTATCCTTGATAGATATGATTTAGCCAGGCAGATTACAGAAAAAACTTTAGAGAATAAGAAAATCAGAAATTTTTCAAGGATGATAAGAGAAAAGTTTGCTACTCTACTGAAATCGATAGAATTTAAACAAGTTATAGAAGAGTTTGAGTTTGTCCTGAAGTTTAAGGATGAAGGCGTAGATGAATGGGAACTCTTACGAGAAACCTTAAATTTTCCAGATAAGATAGGAATAAAAGAGAACAAAAAAATGGTGGTGGTCTTTGATGAATTTGGCGATCTGGCAAAATTAAATGGCTTAGAATTACTGAAGCTAATGAGATCTATTTTTCAACTTCAGGAAAAGACAAGTTATCTCTTTACTGGAAGCCAAGAAAGCGTGATGAACGAACTCTTTCTAAGCAGAGAGCAGCCCTTTTTTAGATTTGGTATTATCCAAAATTTGAACCTCTTACCCCTTGATAGAATAAGAAGATATGTTGAGAAAAAATTTAGCCAGGAGGGAATTGCAATCAACTCAGAACATACTGATTTCATTGCCCAAAAGACCAAAGGCCATCCCTATTATACCCAACTTCTCTGCCAAAGGATCTACTTTAATCTGCTTGGAAAAAATACCATTGAGAAGGAAGATATTGAGAGGGCTTATTTGGATGCCATCTTAGAGGAACGGAACTTCTTTGAGCAATTGTGGACAGAGCTATTAGGAAAGAGGCATTACCGTGATGCCTTAAGAACCATACTTTTCTCTAAGAAACCTCTCTATTCCATAAAAGAGTTGAAAGAAATCAATCTTTCTCGAATTTTAAGAGGATTAAAAGGCAAAGGAATCATTAAGAAAACTAATCAAGCATATGAGATTGCAGATCCTTTTTTTAAAGAGTATCTAATTCTTAGATTTAGCGAGAAGATATTATAA
- a CDS encoding nucleotidyltransferase substrate binding protein, translating into MQKELIFQEFEDLKKAVILLEASIKKYKPYKIHKIYTPEELEYYDSLSFRFEKSIELTLSFLKGLEMFTHARISDTLRDRLLNMQKIEIIDDVDFWFEARILRNKIAHAYITEELKDLYNEIYERSKVVFETLKRIEMYLAKKM; encoded by the coding sequence ATGCAAAAAGAGTTGATATTTCAGGAATTTGAAGACCTAAAAAAGGCTGTTATATTACTTGAGGCATCAATAAAGAAGTATAAACCTTATAAGATACATAAGATATATACTCCTGAGGAGCTGGAATACTATGATTCTTTGTCTTTCAGATTTGAAAAAAGCATAGAATTAACACTCAGTTTTTTAAAAGGACTTGAGATGTTTACTCATGCAAGGATAAGTGATACCTTGAGAGATAGATTACTAAATATGCAGAAGATTGAGATTATAGATGATGTTGATTTCTGGTTTGAGGCAAGAATACTTAGGAATAAAATAGCTCATGCATATATTACCGAAGAGTTAAAAGACCTTTATAATGAGATTTATGAAAGGTCAAAAGTAGTCTTTGAAACCTTAAAGAGAATTGAGATGTATCTTGCAAAAAAGATGTAA
- a CDS encoding nucleotidyltransferase domain-containing protein — protein MRLDKQEKEGLRFALADFKGEIYLFGSRLDEKKKGGDIDLLLIPQTNVNRLKLSLRIQARFFSKCEERIDIVVYRDTPFCREVMKNAKRVDISGI, from the coding sequence ATGCGTTTAGATAAACAGGAGAAAGAAGGGTTGAGATTTGCCTTGGCGGATTTTAAAGGTGAGATATATCTTTTTGGCTCAAGGCTTGATGAGAAAAAGAAAGGTGGCGATATTGATTTGCTTTTAATTCCGCAAACTAATGTAAACAGATTAAAACTTTCCTTAAGGATTCAGGCAAGATTTTTTTCAAAGTGTGAGGAAAGGATTGATATTGTAGTTTATAGGGATACCCCATTTTGCAGAGAGGTTATGAAGAATGCAAAAAGAGTTGATATTTCAGGAATTTGA
- a CDS encoding transketolase C-terminal domain-containing protein, whose amino-acid sequence MKSTPAKIMRDVLIEEVYKRMFHNENIFFLSADFGSPALDKLRKKFKDRFINVGIAEQNLINLSAGLALEGFTVYAYAIAPFLTMRAYEQLRVNLSLTSQIKDINVNLIGVGAGVSYEVSGPTHHCFEDISIIRTLPNFMVFSPSDWQLAESFVDLSINIKKPKYIRLDGKPLPQIYNNVERFDLENGFCELLKGEKVCIVSTGYMTHKALKIAKEIKKSKIDLGVIDLFRLKPIDETLLFERLKGYESVFTIEEAFIDKGGLDSLVLNILKNKNSRIRLMNFGFKDKYVFDMGSRDYLYRLHGFDEESIIKTIKGFEQSFC is encoded by the coding sequence GTGAAAAGTACCCCGGCAAAAATAATGAGGGATGTTTTGATAGAAGAGGTCTATAAAAGGATGTTTCATAATGAAAATATCTTCTTTCTATCTGCTGATTTTGGATCACCAGCCCTTGATAAACTGAGGAAAAAATTTAAAGATAGATTTATAAATGTTGGAATTGCTGAGCAAAACCTTATAAATCTATCGGCAGGGTTGGCTCTTGAGGGCTTTACTGTATATGCCTATGCTATAGCCCCCTTTTTGACAATGAGGGCCTATGAACAGCTGCGGGTGAATCTATCTTTGACCTCACAAATAAAAGATATAAATGTTAATCTAATAGGAGTTGGAGCAGGAGTGAGTTACGAAGTATCCGGACCTACACACCATTGCTTTGAGGACATCTCCATAATAAGAACACTTCCTAATTTTATGGTATTCTCACCAAGTGACTGGCAACTTGCAGAGAGTTTTGTAGATCTCTCTATTAACATTAAGAAACCCAAGTATATAAGATTAGACGGAAAGCCATTGCCACAAATATATAATAATGTTGAAAGATTCGATTTAGAGAATGGATTCTGTGAACTATTGAAAGGAGAGAAAGTCTGCATAGTCTCTACAGGATATATGACTCATAAGGCGCTAAAGATAGCAAAAGAAATAAAGAAGAGTAAAATAGATCTTGGAGTGATAGATCTCTTTAGGTTAAAACCAATTGATGAGACTCTTCTTTTTGAGAGACTAAAGGGATATGAATCTGTTTTCACAATTGAAGAGGCATTTATAGATAAAGGGGGTTTAGATAGTCTGGTATTAAATATATTAAAGAATAAAAACTCGAGGATCAGATTGATGAATTTTGGGTTTAAGGATAAATATGTCTTTGATATGGGAAGTAGGGATTACCTATACCGATTACATGGCTTTGATGAAGAGAGCATTATTAAGACTATTAAAGGCTTCGAGCAATCTTTTTGTTAA
- a CDS encoding transketolase, protein MKVSLDLIEFLKQKALWVRQETLKIHKIAPGTRLASSLSDVEIFTVLWYGKILRFDPDNTQWESRDRLIVSKGHGAISLYPILADFGFFDKRELKRVGKEGSFLGGIPDPIIPGFETVNGALGHGLGVACGMALALKRRRIEAYIFVVLGDGELFEGAVWEAIMFASHHRLDNLIAIVDNNKRSMLDYCKNIIDLEPIEDRFRSFNWNAESVNGHDVEELYLAITEFKNKDGSHPKAIIANTIKGKGVPSLENDPLCHVKSLTKDEVDSLLKELK, encoded by the coding sequence ATGAAGGTTAGTTTGGATTTGATTGAATTCTTAAAACAAAAGGCTTTGTGGGTAAGGCAAGAGACCCTTAAAATACACAAGATTGCCCCAGGAACAAGACTGGCATCCTCTTTATCCGATGTGGAGATATTTACCGTCTTATGGTATGGGAAGATTCTGAGGTTTGATCCAGATAATACACAATGGGAAAGTAGAGATAGATTGATAGTGAGTAAGGGTCATGGAGCAATATCTTTATACCCCATACTTGCTGACTTTGGTTTCTTTGATAAAAGGGAACTCAAAAGGGTTGGTAAGGAAGGCTCTTTCTTGGGGGGTATTCCAGACCCTATAATCCCAGGTTTTGAGACAGTGAATGGCGCTTTAGGGCATGGACTTGGAGTTGCCTGTGGCATGGCTCTGGCACTTAAAAGGAGAAGAATAGAGGCTTATATATTTGTTGTGTTGGGTGACGGTGAATTGTTTGAAGGGGCTGTTTGGGAGGCAATTATGTTTGCCTCTCATCATAGACTGGATAATCTAATCGCTATTGTTGATAATAATAAGAGATCTATGCTTGATTACTGCAAAAATATCATAGACTTGGAACCAATAGAGGATAGGTTTAGGAGTTTTAACTGGAATGCAGAGAGTGTTAATGGTCATGATGTAGAAGAACTATATCTTGCTATAACAGAATTTAAGAATAAAGATGGCAGCCATCCCAAGGCAATAATCGCAAATACAATAAAAGGAAAGGGTGTTCCTTCATTAGAAAATGACCCCCTCTGCCATGTAAAATCGTTAACTAAAGACGAAGTCGACAGTTTACTTAAGGAGTTGAAGTGA
- a CDS encoding ATP-binding protein: MGIEKLLKKPEDYRLEFKRELGEPLSLAKELVAFSNTKGGRIVIGVDDKTREAVGIDLTKDWEEFIMNVATNNCHPMISPLVEFYTLQGKTICMIEIFPGRLKPYFVRRIGPEKGVYIRIGSTNRVADKAWIDELARQSRNITYDRLEVIGARFDDFDLEKIKFYQKRRNERLNTPLEDVNEDFLEKVGIMKRLNRGIYPTIGGLLLMGKAPQKITDLPRAIVKCARFKGNEKGLFLDQAVFEDSLYEQIDNTVRFIAKNIRLGGVIKGLLRQDTYEYPPEVFREAVTNAVVHRDYFQADKSAIRVAIYDNRIEITSPGLLPIGVDIEYIGTQQRTRNPLIAKILFEMNYFDEWGQGINKMRRFMKEANLSEPVFEEIGDEFRVTLFGPGEDFLKRETLDEG, from the coding sequence ATGGGTATAGAGAAATTACTTAAAAAACCAGAGGATTATCGATTGGAGTTCAAAAGGGAGTTAGGAGAACCATTATCTCTGGCCAAGGAGTTAGTGGCATTTTCTAACACCAAAGGCGGTAGGATTGTCATTGGAGTTGATGATAAAACAAGGGAGGCGGTTGGTATTGATCTTACCAAGGACTGGGAAGAGTTCATCATGAATGTGGCCACTAATAATTGCCATCCCATGATTTCACCACTGGTTGAATTTTATACATTGCAGGGCAAAACAATATGTATGATTGAAATTTTTCCAGGTAGACTAAAACCATATTTTGTGAGAAGAATTGGTCCTGAGAAAGGTGTTTATATCCGGATTGGTTCAACCAATAGGGTAGCGGATAAAGCATGGATAGATGAGTTAGCCCGACAAAGTAGAAATATAACCTATGATCGTTTAGAGGTGATAGGGGCAAGATTTGATGATTTTGACCTTGAGAAGATAAAATTTTACCAAAAGAGAAGGAATGAACGGTTGAATACCCCTCTCGAGGATGTAAATGAAGACTTTTTAGAAAAAGTTGGGATCATGAAAAGGCTTAACCGAGGTATCTATCCAACTATTGGTGGTCTTCTATTGATGGGAAAGGCCCCACAGAAGATAACTGATCTCCCGAGGGCTATAGTAAAGTGTGCACGATTTAAAGGAAACGAAAAGGGATTGTTCCTTGATCAGGCGGTTTTTGAAGATTCTCTCTATGAACAGATAGATAATACGGTTCGCTTTATCGCTAAGAATATCCGGTTAGGCGGTGTGATTAAAGGTTTATTAAGGCAGGACACATATGAATATCCACCAGAGGTATTTAGAGAGGCAGTGACGAATGCTGTTGTTCATCGTGATTACTTTCAGGCAGATAAGAGTGCCATTCGCGTGGCCATATACGATAATCGAATCGAGATAACGAGCCCTGGTCTTTTACCCATCGGAGTGGATATTGAATACATCGGAACTCAGCAAAGGACAAGGAATCCACTAATTGCCAAGATACTGTTTGAGATGAACTACTTTGATGAATGGGGGCAGGGTATAAATAAGATGAGACGTTTTATGAAAGAGGCCAATCTTTCTGAACCAGTTTTTGAAGAGATAGGAGATGAATTTAGGGTAACCTTATTTGGACCTGGTGAGGATTTTTTGAAGAGGGAAACATTGGATGAAGGTTAG
- a CDS encoding radical SAM protein — MSEKISTVFTIYPIEIPEIKFLPDQDFILLQLPMRYMPMMPNGLGYVHNILKRTRIRFQTVDLNIIFYHLYHSKRILNRLEKIVTPSGYVMKDDPWDNTNCDEWNKLEVIEHFRPEIKKIVNSLIKAHPKIIGLSLNGTNLSISREVVNEIRKTMPEVIVIVGGYDCVYPKVGPKKFSEFDYMIINEAEMTLSPLVKALLVGEKPKNLPGIISRYDSPDRVWESAPLFQDLDSIDFPRYEWTEINLYHTYDSKYLVPIVANRGCRWSKCRFCCECFHWRKRDPKKVVDEIEWFAEQRFTSFHFNESDFNCDQDTTFELCNEIIRRKLKISFAAAGFRIDRRNTREFFDHLHAAGFTSLQLGVDGWTNHTLRLQRKGYTMEIVEQNLRDCYEAGIFVSVNIVIGVPGETEEDVEESIDNMLKNKEYIDVVGTIEPLILGHGSEYYKNPQLYNIRFKDKKQDIYEKYPDAIPSELWYSVDPYIDHEVRIDRLKRITLALWNGGIYIGAYAKQSIERKIKKAIALEPELEKALSLEPENRRIIVLNHYSFGSNYEREGELEKAKEKFEETINFAKEIPSFANRNRFIGGAHFHLGSIYQKMGDEEKAKHHFEECLRFIPDHRKAKENLTNRERS, encoded by the coding sequence ATGTCTGAAAAAATATCTACTGTTTTTACCATCTATCCAATTGAGATTCCTGAGATTAAATTTCTTCCTGACCAGGATTTTATACTTCTCCAACTACCTATGAGATATATGCCAATGATGCCAAATGGATTAGGTTATGTACATAATATTTTAAAAAGAACAAGAATTCGTTTCCAGACAGTAGATTTGAATATTATTTTTTATCATCTTTATCACTCTAAAAGAATACTCAATAGATTAGAGAAAATAGTTACACCAAGTGGATATGTTATGAAAGATGACCCATGGGATAATACTAACTGTGATGAATGGAATAAATTAGAGGTTATTGAACATTTTCGACCAGAAATTAAAAAGATTGTTAATAGTTTAATAAAAGCACATCCTAAAATTATTGGTCTTTCGTTGAATGGGACTAATCTTTCAATTTCACGAGAGGTTGTCAATGAAATTCGCAAGACGATGCCAGAGGTTATCGTTATAGTTGGAGGTTATGATTGTGTATACCCCAAGGTTGGGCCAAAGAAATTTTCAGAATTTGACTACATGATTATTAATGAAGCAGAAATGACTCTTAGCCCACTTGTAAAGGCACTACTTGTTGGAGAGAAACCAAAAAACCTGCCGGGAATTATTTCTCGATATGATTCTCCAGACAGAGTTTGGGAAAGTGCCCCGTTATTTCAAGACCTTGATTCAATTGATTTTCCACGATATGAGTGGACTGAAATTAATCTATACCATACCTACGATAGTAAGTATTTAGTACCTATTGTAGCAAACCGTGGTTGTCGCTGGTCAAAATGCCGCTTCTGTTGTGAATGCTTTCATTGGCGTAAAAGAGATCCCAAAAAAGTTGTCGATGAAATTGAGTGGTTTGCGGAACAAAGATTCACGAGCTTCCATTTTAACGAGAGTGATTTCAACTGTGACCAGGATACTACTTTTGAGTTATGCAATGAAATCATTAGACGTAAGCTAAAAATTTCTTTTGCTGCTGCAGGATTTCGTATTGACAGACGTAATACCAGAGAATTTTTTGACCATCTCCATGCTGCTGGTTTTACTTCCTTGCAATTAGGGGTTGATGGTTGGACAAACCATACACTTCGCTTGCAAAGAAAAGGGTATACAATGGAAATAGTGGAGCAAAATCTTCGTGATTGTTACGAAGCCGGGATTTTCGTGTCTGTGAACATAGTAATAGGTGTTCCTGGAGAAACAGAAGAAGATGTTGAGGAGAGTATTGATAATATGCTTAAAAACAAAGAGTATATTGATGTTGTAGGAACTATTGAACCACTTATATTGGGACATGGTAGTGAGTATTACAAAAATCCACAACTTTACAACATTCGTTTTAAAGATAAAAAGCAGGATATTTATGAAAAATATCCAGATGCTATTCCCTCTGAACTTTGGTATAGTGTTGACCCATATATTGATCATGAAGTAAGAATTGATCGATTGAAAAGAATTACTCTCGCGTTATGGAATGGTGGTATATATATTGGAGCTTATGCAAAACAGAGTATCGAAAGGAAGATCAAAAAAGCGATTGCCTTAGAACCAGAGTTAGAAAAGGCACTTTCCTTAGAGCCAGAGAATAGAAGAATAATAGTTTTAAATCACTATAGCTTTGGTTCAAATTATGAGAGAGAAGGAGAATTAGAAAAAGCAAAAGAGAAATTTGAAGAAACAATAAATTTTGCAAAAGAAATCCCTTCTTTTGCAAATAGAAATAGATTTATAGGTGGTGCCCATTTCCATTTAGGAAGTATTTATCAAAAAATGGGAGATGAAGAAAAGGCAAAACATCACTTTGAAGAGTGCCTTAGATTTATCCCAGATCACAGAAAGGCAAAGGAGAATTTGACGAATAGGGAAAGAAGTTAA